Proteins encoded by one window of Culicoides brevitarsis isolate CSIRO-B50_1 chromosome 2, AGI_CSIRO_Cbre_v1, whole genome shotgun sequence:
- the LOC134831802 gene encoding minor histocompatibility antigen H13, whose protein sequence is MADVAEEVIETVKNVVNQVAENLTNTDGEEISGKKVPSTPEGMAVAYISLVTMALLPIFFGSYRSVKYQTKQKESNEKPETMTSKDAMMFPLIASCSLFGIYLVFKIFSKDHINLLLTGYFFLLGVMALTHLLTPFCSPLMPKSFPLVPYHLLFVRGEGKNKEALIDFKFTTHDVACFIMSTVIGVWYLMKKHWIANNLLGIAFAVNGVELLHLNNIVTGCILLSGLFIYDIFWVFGTNVMVTVAKSFDAPIKLLFPQDILEHGVNASNFAMLGLGDIVIPGIFIALLLRFDVSLKRKSHAYFNATFLAYFLGLLTTIFIMHVFKHAQPALLYLVPACMSAPFLLALCKGDIKTLIAYEDHPEEKEKKQKSNKKDKSAEKQQEAVTNEKSEKAENKKNKKESKKAK, encoded by the exons ATGGCTGACGTAGCAGAAGAAGTCATTGAGACAGTGAAGAACGTCGTGAATCAAGTTGCCGAGAACTTGACGAACACCGATGGCGAGGAAATCTCCGGAAAGAAGGTTCCATCGACGCCCGAAG gaATGGCAGTTGCTTACATCAGTTTGGTGACGATGGCGCTTCTTCCCATATTTTTCGGTTCCTATCGGTCTGTGAAGTACCAAACGAAGCAAAAAGAGTCCAACGAAAAGCCCGAAACGATGACATCGAAGGACGCAATGATGTTTCCCTTGATTGCTTCGTGCTCGCTCTTCGGTATTTACTTggttttcaagattttttcgaaGGATCACATCAATTTGCTGCTGACTGGATACTTTTTCTTGCTTGGCGTGATGGCACTGACGCATTTATTGACTCCCTTTTGCAGTCCCCTTATGCCAAAGAGCTTCCCTTTGGTGCCGTATCACTTGCTGTTCGTCCGTGGCGAGGGAAAAAACAAAGAAGCCCTTATCGATTTCAAGTTTACGACGCATGACGTTGCTTGTTTCATCATGTCGACCGTTATTGGGGTCTggtatttgatgaaaaagcaCTGGATTGCCAATAATTTGCTCGGAATTGCATTTGCGGTGAATGGCGTTGAACTTTTGCACTTGAATAACATCGTTACGGGATGCATTTTGTTGTCCGGGCTCTTTATTTACGACATTTTCTGGGTTTTTGGCACAAATGTCATGGTTACGGTCGCCAAAAGCTTCGATGCGCCCATTAAACTGCTCTTCCCGCAAGATATTCTCGAACATGGCGTCAATGCTTCCAATTTTGCCATGCTCGGACTCGGCGATATCGTGATCCCGGGAATTTTTATTGCCCTCTTGCTGCGATTTGATGTCAGTTTGAAGCGGAAATCGCATGCTTACTTCAATGCCACGTTCCTCGCGTACTTTTTGGGACTTTTGACGACAATTTTCATCATGCACGTCTTCAAACACGCACAACCGGCGTTGTTGTATTTGGTTCCTGCCTGCATGAGTGCCCCATTTTTGTTGGCGTTGTGCAAAGGTGACATCAAAACTTTGATCGCGTACGAAGACCATCCGGAAGAGAAggagaagaaacaaaaatcgaacaaaaaagacaaatcaGCGGAAAAGCAACAAGAAGCAGTGACAAATGAAAAGTCTGAAAAGGCggagaacaagaaaaataagaaagagtcgaaaaaggcaaaataa
- the LOC134829803 gene encoding proteasome subunit beta type-2, with translation METILGIKGKDFVMVAADCSHGHSIMVLKDDESKIHQISDKLVMATIGESGDTVQFTEYISKNILLYRMRNGYELTPKAAAHFTRKNLAEYLRTRTPYHVNLFVAGFDEKEGSELHYIDYLANAKSVRYAGQGYGGMFTNSIFDRYYHDNVTQEEAYDIFKKCVKEIQKRLIINLPNFKVTVVDKNGVKDLPMITARDLDSYDASS, from the exons ATGGAAACAATCTTAGGAATCAAAGGCAAGGACTTTGTCATGGTAGCTGCCGATTGCTCTCACGGACACTCCATCATGGTCTTGAAAGATG ACGAATCAAAAATCCACCAAATTTCCGACAAACTTGTGATGGCAACAATTGGCGAGTCGGGTGACACCGTTCAATTCACGGAATACATTTCGAAGAACATCCTGCTGTATCGCATGCGAAATGGCTACGAGCTGACCCCGAAAGCCGCTGCTCATTTTACGCGTAAAAATTTGGCTGAATACCTTCGTACTCGTACTCCGTATCACGTCAATCTCTTCGTCGCTGGTTTTGACGAAAAGGAAGGCTCAGAGCTGCATTACATCGATTACTTGGCAAATGCTAAATCGGTGCGATATGCCGGTCAGGGGTACGGAGGCATGTTCACGAACAGTATCTTCGATCGGTATTACCACGATAATGTCACGCAAGAAGAGGCTTACGACATCTTCAAAAAATGCGTCAAGGAGATCCAGAAAAGGCTCATTATTAATTTGCCGAATTTCAAGGTGACAGTTGTCGATAAAAATGGAGTGAAGGACTTGCCAATGATCACGGCTCGCGATTTGGATAGCTACGATGCTTcgtcataa
- the LOC134830368 gene encoding transmembrane protein 214-B, with the protein MSNKQTKKQNKQQAQQQQQQKKDTKKQGKNKKSSSKSSSCLPLLFGSFVLFGAIVGLLVYDTNTTGKGVFEKSTVGKVLKDTGALPYVEKGFTCTMKYGARGYKWSEKNVPVYYNSTCKFLSPYVEIGKDLGKIALNGAKNAWAATVTYVHAKTPVVVKFIEQYAPGLPEKTSNFCCSAWSNLKTVTLNTYNFVVEFFKTKVFVGSLSPENLGKMLNSTQQSVHVYCDRFHKQVDYYAKLK; encoded by the exons atgTCGAATAAACAGACGAAAAAGCAGAATAAGCAACAAgcgcaacagcaacaacaacagaaaaag gatacTAAAAAGCAGGGAAAGAACAAGAAATCATCGTCAAAATCTTCGTCATGCCTGCCCTTGTTGTTCGGTAGTTTTGTCTTGTTTGGTGCCATTGTCGGACTTTTGGTCTACGACACAAACACAACGGGCAAAGGTGTCTTCGAAAAGTCCACGGTTGGTAAGGTGTTAAAGGACACCGGTGCCTTGCCATACGTCGAAAAGGGATTTACTTGCACGATGAAATACGGCGCTCGTGGCTACAAATGGTCCGAGAAGAATGTTCCCGTTTATTACAACTCAACTTgcaag ttctTGTCACCATACGTTGAAATCGGAAAGGATTTGGGTAAAATCGCCTTGAACGGTGCGAAGAACGCATGGGCTGCCACTGTGACTTATGTGCACGCTAAAACTCCAGTCGTCGTGAAATTT aTTGAACAATATGCCCCTGGCTTGCCAGAAAAGACCTCAAACTTCTGCTGCTCAGCATGGAGTAACCTCAAGACTGTGACATTAAATACTTACAACTTTGTCGTCGAGTTCTTCAAGACCAAAGTCTTTGT TGGATCTCTATCGCCCGAAAACTTAGGAAAAATGTTGAACTCCACTCAACAATCCGTTCATGTTTACTGTGACCGGTTTCACAAACAAGTTGACTACTATgccaaattaaaatga
- the LOC134831074 gene encoding tRNA selenocysteine 1-associated protein 1 codes for MSVQCQLWMGSLEPYMTENFILNAFRKMGEDPISVKLMRNKYSGEAAGYCFVSFKADEAAMDAMHKLNGKPIPGTNPVVRFRLNNASNSVRAGGDREFSVWVGDLTSDVDDYNLYRVFSAKYTSIKTAKVILDNSGFSKGYGFVKFGIEDEQQDALYKMNGYIGLGSKPLRICNAVPKPKDGVTPTTAISTTTAASILANYAEYNPATGYTAYDPSSQYWQNYNWQNYYDQQAQQQTPQVDYSAYQQQTPAYDAGMTMQQQQMNDDLALVEHKTTVDVDKLNNETNERDCNLWDQLERSKWLPLEQLELAASS; via the exons atgTCGGTACAATGCCAATTATGGATGGGTTCC ttggagCCTTATATGACAGAAAATTTCATCTTAAACGCCTTCCGTAAGATGGGAGAGGACCCAATTTCGGTGAAATTGATGCGAAACAAGTACAGTGGCGAGGCAGCTGGTTATTGTTTTGTCAGTTTCAAAGCTGACGAAGCCGCCATGGATGCGATGCACAAATTAAATGGCAAACCGATCCCCGGCACGAACCCCGTCGTGCGTTTTCGTCTCAATAATGCCAGTAACAGCGTTCGAGCAGGCGGCGATCGCGAATTTTCCGTTTGGGTCGGCGATTTGACCTCCGATGTCGACGATTACAATTTATATCGCGTTTTTTCCGCGAAATACACGAGCATCAAGACAGCCAAAGTCATTCTGGACAACAGTGGGTTCAGCAAAGGATATGGTTTCGTCAAATTCGGCATCGAGGACGAGCAACAAGATGCGTTGTACAAAATGAACGGCTATATCGGGCTCGGAAGTAAGCCGCTGCGCATCTGTAATGCCGTGCCAAAGCCCAAAGATGGTGTGACACCAACAACTGCGATCTCGACAACGACGGCAGCAAGTATTTTGGCGAATTATGCGGAATATAATCCAGCGACGGGCTACACGGCATACGATCCGTCATCGCAGTACTGGCAAAACTACAATTGGCAGAATTATTATGATCAGCAGGCGCAACAGCAAACGCCGCAAGTCGATTATTCGGCGTATCAGCAACAAACGCCGGCCTACGATGCGGGAATGAcgatgcagcagcagcagatgAACGACGATTTGGCGCTCGTGGAACACAAAACGACGGTAGATGTGGATAAGTTGAACAATGAGACGAATGAGAGAGATTGTAATTTGTGGGATCAACTTGAACGGAGTAAATGGTTGCCGTTGGAGCAGTTGGAGTTGGCTGCTAGTTCGTAg
- the LOC134830717 gene encoding DNA-binding protein RFXANK: MSSPGATVASDEDMPRTLDLSKISQRKSAFQLYKPSATVLTNLQRGNTQAALNKDICLSFHEKTAQGEITEEQVRNELTHVDQTDSKNFTALHWACYYGQYNAAQVLINCGANVNKEAPEKVTPLLLAAAGGHNEIVRLLLQKGADVNHMDIVGNNALMYAAAGNHPHTTKELLERLPDLTETNENGDDAYSLAIQNNCNLSQAVLENHISKMLTS; the protein is encoded by the exons ATGAGTTCTCCAGGTGCCACAGTAGCGTCAGATGAAGACATGCCAAG aacattgGATTTGAGCAAAATTAGTCAGCGTAAAAGTGCATTCCAACTTTATAAGCCATCGGCAACTGTTCTCACGAATCTCCAACGAGGCAACACTCAAGCTGCATTAAATAAGGACATTTGCTTGTCATTCCATGAGAAAACTGCTCAAGGGGAGATTACGGAGGAGCAGGTCAGGAACGAATTGACGCATGTGGATCAAACAGACTCGAAGAATTTCACGGCGCTGCATTGGGCTTGCTATTACGGGCAATATAATGCTGCACAAGTGCTTATCAA ttgtggCGCAAACGTAAATAAAGAAGCCCCGGAAAAGGTCACGCCATTACTTTTAGCAGCAGCTGGCGGTCACAACGAAATCGTTCGCCTTCTCTTACAAAAGGGAGCTGATGTCAATCACATGGATATCGTCGGTAACAACGCCTTGATGTACGCAGCAGCGGGAAATCATCCACACACAACCAAAGAATTGCTGGAAAGACTTCCGGACTTGACAGAAACCAATGAAAACGGCGACGATGCATATAGTTTAGCAATTCAGAATAATTGCAATTTGTCACAAGCTGTACTGGAAAATCACATTTCAAAGATGTTGACGTcgtaa
- the LOC134828508 gene encoding uncharacterized protein LOC134828508 codes for MVVAKSSPSLFATFEVVLNTINHMLIGCVTFYMTWLVFAQPYSLFSLHVIFCTLGYQLLMAEAILALYSGNAWSSLLLRRQKGHGHLWLQIGGAILALAGMWIEVYNKGNRITWKGNHAIFGLLSAIFLIINVILGFITFWSVKLKHLVKPVYVKLVHNMVGLCCFVFGMVSLYYGYDKGYVKRNVPPEIKTFLEAVCLATMILVCLGSMKNISFNFKDAFKGLFRKNNYTDSEAN; via the exons atggttGTCGCAAAAAGCTCTCCCAGTTTATTCGCCACATTTGAAGTAGTTCTGAACACAATTAATCACATGCTCATCGGATGTGTCACTTTTTACATGACATGGCTCGTTTTCGCGCAACCTTACAGTCTTTTTAGTTTGCATGTGATTTTTTGCACTTTGGGCTATCAACTTTTGATGGCAGAAGCGATTTTAGCTCTTTACAGTGGAAACGCATGGTCGTCATTGTTGCTCAGGAGACAAAAAGGTCATGGGCATTTATGGCTGCAAATCGGGGGAGCGATATTAGCTTTGGCTGGCATGTGGATTGAAGTTTATAACAAAGGAAATCGCATCACGTGGAAAGGAAATCATGCAATTTTTG gtctTCTATCagcaatttttctaataattaacGTCATTCTCGGCTTCATTACATTCTGGTCCGTCAAATTAAAGCATCTCGTGAAACCAGTTTACGTCAAACTTGTCCACAATATGGTTGGCTTGTGTTGTTTCGTCTTTGGAATGGTCTCTCTCTACTACGGATACGACAAAGGATATGTCAAAAGAAACGTTCCGCcagaaattaaaacttttttggaaGCCGTTTGTCTTGCCACGATGATTTTAGTCTGTTTGGGCTCCATGAAAAACATTTCCTTCAACTTTAAAGACGCTTTTAAGGgactttttagaaaaaataattacaccgATAGTGaagctaattaa
- the LOC134830716 gene encoding thrombospondin type-1 domain-containing protein 4: protein MKTFGLFITLFVAVHNSGVISGQFMNSGAVKCGSHICRPITGIFTKNPLPNGYVNVATIPAGASNISITELKNSVNFLVLKSADNRYIINGEYTVSLSGQYEAAGSTFDYRRIDGLTNSSGKAGERQVEGVTEWITCMGPTTEPIHLMVLSQVHNPGIKYEYLIPVQPTTVTTSEEDISGNELGSSEIEGNKNVKSGDSSTSRPVAVPKRRRFLWKVVGFSQCSKSCGGGTQTPIIKCVRESPQRIFNPKRCAHLKQPVLNESQMRCNSQPCPAYWKLSEWTECRCGEYNEEEYKSREVKCVQELMSGIVIQVKHGACIDDEPPTREKCVCEGKSSGKRTRPTIINRAHNDGTGRGKNRKVQEARKHGSWITAPWSSQCSSVCGMGVQYRSIFCERNSAPNSERCDLRLTPDTTRECSSNEKCAFGEWFTGPWSRCSGDCFNLTKGRSIVCIKDDGFAPDEDCNMEEKPKAEEICQMHEVDYCRPRWHYSEWSECSKKCGGGTQRRIVKCLEPNISEGQMKEANNCKYSERELAYKACNEHDCREATSTTTTEFYDPRVDMIQNDSNCVDDFPNCHLVVKAKLCDYKYYLDHCCSSCRLKADELY from the exons atGAAAACTTTTGGATTATTTATTACGCTGTTTGTG gcCGTACACAACAGTGGCGTCATTTCCGGACAATTTATGAACAGTGGAGCTGTTAAATGTGGTTCTCACATTTGTCGCCCGATCACAggaattttcacgaaaaatccaCTTCCGAACGGATATGTCAACGTTGCAACAATTCCCGCTGGAGCGTCGAACATTTCAATTACCGAACTGAAAAATAGCGTTAATTTTTTGG ttctcaAGTCAGCGGACAATCGTTATATCATCAATGGGGAGTACACGGTGTCATTAAGTGGACAATATGAAGCTGCTGGATCAACTTTTGATTATAGGAGAATTGATGGCTTGACGAATAGTAGCGGAAAAGCTGGAGAACGACAAGTTGAGGGAGTCACGGAATGGATTACTTGCATGGGACCGACAACGGAACCGATTCATTTgatg gtcCTTTCACAAGTCCACAATCCCGGCATCAAATACGAATATCTAATTCCCGTGCAACCAACGACTGTAACAACTTCCGAAGAGGACATTTCCGGCAACGAATTAGGCTCATCCGAAATCGAAGgcaacaaaaatgtcaaatctgGCGATTCGTCGACATCTCGTCCCGTTGCGGTTCCCAAACGTCGTCGATTCCTGTGGAAAGTCGTCGGTTTCAGTCAATGCAGCAAATCTTGCGGCGGCGGCACTCAAACGCCCATCATAAAATGTGTTCGCGAATCCCCCCAACGCATTTTCAATCCCAAGCGATGTGCCCACTTGAAGCAACCAGTTCTCAACGAAAGTCAAATGCGTTGCAACAGTCAACCATGCCCGGCTTATTGGAAGTTATCGGAATGGACGGAATGTCGATGCGGCGAATACAACGAGGAAGAGTACAAAAGTCGCGAAGTAAAGTGCGTGCAAGAATTGATGTCGGGCATCGTGATTCAAGTGAAGCATGGAGCGTGTATCGACGACGAGCCACCGACGAGAGAAAAATGCGTTTGCGAGGGAAAATCCAGCGGAAAGAGAACGAGACCGACAATCATCAATCGAGCGCATAACGATGGCACGGGACGCGGCAAGAATAGAAAAGTGCAAGAAGCACGGAAACATGGATCGTGGATCACGGCACCGTGGAGTAGTCAGTGCTCGTCAGTGTGCGGAATGGGAGTTCAATATCGGTCAATTTTCTGCGAGAGAAATTCCGCACCGAATTCCGAGAGATGTGACTTGCGATTGACGCCTGACACAACAAGGGAGTGCTCGAGCAACGAAAAATGCGCTTTCGGGGAATGGTTTACGGGACCATGGAGTCGG tgttCTGGAGACTGTTTCAACTTGACAAAAGGACGTTCGATTGTTTGCATCAAAGACGACGGCTTTGCTCCCGACGAAGATTGCAACATGGAAGAAAAACCAAAAGCtgaagaaatttgtcagatgcACGAAGTCGATTATTGTCGCCCAAGATGGCATTATTCCGAATGGAGTGAGTGTTCGAAGAAGTGTGGCGGCGGAACTCAACGTCGCATCGTGAAATGCTTGGAACCAAACATCTCCGAAGGCCAAATGAAAGAAGCGAACAACTGCAAATACTCCGAACGTGAATTAGCTTACAAGGCGTGCAATGAACACGATTGTCgtg aagcaACTTCAACGACAACAACTGAATTTTATGATCCCCGTGTCGACATGATACAAAATGACTCGAATTGCGTTGACGACTTCCCGAATTGCCATTTAGTGGTGAAGGCGAAATTGTGTGACTACAAGTACTATTTGGACCATTGTTGTTCCAGTTGTCGCTTGAAAGCCGATGAGttgtattaa